A portion of the Mustela erminea isolate mMusErm1 chromosome 19, mMusErm1.Pri, whole genome shotgun sequence genome contains these proteins:
- the ZNF579 gene encoding zinc finger protein 579 isoform X1: MNSEGGMFQLKHYCLLEDLEDCSHPRGRQGRTARQPAAEAPAPRTELAHSMDPQPPPPAQGSPPHRGRGRGRGRGRGRGRGRGRGGAGAPRAPLPCPTCGRLFRFPYYLSRHRLSHSGLRPHACPLCPKAFRRPAHLSRHLRGHGPQPPLRCAACPRTFPEPAQLRRHLAQEHAGGEVELAIERAAKEAAESSWGSQDAGAEQPTTAAAGAAEEEAAWPETWPAGEPATLAAPTSAEPRESEEEEAEAGAAELRAELALAAGRQEEKQVLLQADWTLLCLRCREAFATKGELKAHPCLRPEGEQEGEGGPPPRPKRHQCSICLKAFARPWSLSRHRLVHSTDRPFVCPDCGLAFRLASYLRQHRRVHGALSLLAPLPPAGKKDDKAPGGRNSGKGPEGGEGAECGSASEGGEGGQNGGDAAPARPPAGEPRFWCPECGKGFRRRAHLRQHGVTHSGARPFQCVRCQREFKRLADLARHAQVHAGGPAPHPCPRCPRRFSRAYSLLRHQRCHRAELERAAALQALQAQAPPSPPPPPPPPPAGQEEEGLPMPIAHIKEEPPSPGTPPQSPPPPPPPAPPVFLSASCFDSQDHSAFEMEEEEIDSKAHLRGLGGLAS, translated from the exons GTTTCAGCTGAAACACTATTGCCTCCTGGAAGACCTTGAGGACTGCTCTCACCCCAGGGGGAG ACAGGGTCGGACAGCCCGTCAGCCTGCCGCCGAGGCTCCAGCACCAAGGACAGAGCTAgcccaca GCATGGATCCGCAGCCCCCTCCACCCGCCCAGGGCAGCCCACCTCACCgtggccggggccggggccgtgGCCGAGGCCGTGGTAGAGGCCGGGGCCGTGGCAGGGGGGGCGCTGGAGCCCCTCGGGCGCCCCTGCCCTGCCCGACATGTGGCCGCCTTTTCCGCTTCCCCTACTACCTCTCCCGGCaccggctgagccactcaggcctccGACCCCACGCCTGCCCCCTGTGCCCCAAGGCCTTCCGCCGGCCCGCCCACCTCTCCCGCCACCTGCGTGGCCACGGGCCCCAACCGCCGCTGCGCTGCGCCGCCTGCCCCCGCACCTTCCCGGAGCCAGCCCAGCTCCGGCGCCACCTGGCCCAGGAGCACGCAGGCGGCGAGGTCGAGCTGGCCATCGAGAGGGCGGCCAAGGAGGCCGCGGAGTCGAGCTGGGGCTCCCAGGACGCCGGGGCGGAGCAGCCTACCACCGCTGCAGCGGGGGCCGCGGAGGAGGAGGCGGCGTGGCCCGAGACCTGGCCGGCAGGGGAGCCGGCCACGCTGGCTGCCCCCACAAGCGCCGAACCCCGggagtcagaggaggaggaggccgagGCCGGGGCGGCGGAGCTGAGGGCCGAATTGGCACTGGCAGCCGGGCGGCAGGAGGAAAAGCAGGTCCTGCTCCAGGCCGACTGGACGCTGCTGTGCCTCCGCTGTCGCGAAGCCTTTGCCACCAAGGGCGAGCTCAAAGCACACCCGTGTCTGCGCCCCGAGGGTGAACAGGAGGGTGAAGGgggcccccctccccggcccaaGCGCCACCAGTGCTCCATCTGCCTCAAGGCCTTCGCCAGGCCCTGGTCGCTGTCCCGCCACCGGCTGGTCCACTCCACCGACCGCCCTTTCGTGTGCCCAGACTGCGGCCTGGCCTTCCGCCTCGCCTCCTACCTCCGCCAGCACCGTCGTGTGCACGGCGCGCTCAGCCTCCTGGCCCCGCTGCCCCCGGCGGGCAAGAAGGACGACAAGGCACCGGGTGGACGGAACTCAGGGAAGGGGCCCGAGGGGGGCGAAGGGGCAGAGTGCGGGAGTGCCTCGGAGGGGGGAGAAGGCGGGCAGAACGGAGGGGAcgccgccccggcccggccccctgCAGGGGAGCCCCGCTTCTGGTGTCCCGAATGCGGCAAAGGCTTCCGGCGCCGCGCGCACCTGCGGCAGCACGGGGTGACCCACTCAGGGGCGCGCCCCTTTCAGTGCGTGCGCTGCCAGAGGGAGTTCAAGCGGCTGGCCGACCTGGCCCGCCACGCGCAGGTGCACGCGGGAGGCCCGGCGCCGCACCCGTGCCCGCGCTGCCCGCGCCGCTTCTCGCGCGCCTACAGCCTCCTGCGCCACCAGCGCTGCCACCGGGCCGAGCTGGAGAGGGCGGCCGCGTTGCAGGCGCTCCAGGCCCAGGCCCCGCCgtcgcccccgccgcccccgccgcccccaccagctgggcaggaggaggaagggctccCGATGCCCATTGCACACATCAAGGAAGAGCCACCCTCCCCGGGAACCCCACCCcagtcgccgccgccgccgccgccgccggctccCCCTGTCTTCCTCAGCGCCTCCTGTTTCGACAGCCAAGACCACTCAGCCTTCgagatggaggaagaagaaattgacaGCAAGGCCCACCTTCGGGGGTTGGGAGGCCTGGCCTCCTGA
- the ZNF579 gene encoding zinc finger protein 579 isoform X2, whose protein sequence is MDPQPPPPAQGSPPHRGRGRGRGRGRGRGRGRGRGGAGAPRAPLPCPTCGRLFRFPYYLSRHRLSHSGLRPHACPLCPKAFRRPAHLSRHLRGHGPQPPLRCAACPRTFPEPAQLRRHLAQEHAGGEVELAIERAAKEAAESSWGSQDAGAEQPTTAAAGAAEEEAAWPETWPAGEPATLAAPTSAEPRESEEEEAEAGAAELRAELALAAGRQEEKQVLLQADWTLLCLRCREAFATKGELKAHPCLRPEGEQEGEGGPPPRPKRHQCSICLKAFARPWSLSRHRLVHSTDRPFVCPDCGLAFRLASYLRQHRRVHGALSLLAPLPPAGKKDDKAPGGRNSGKGPEGGEGAECGSASEGGEGGQNGGDAAPARPPAGEPRFWCPECGKGFRRRAHLRQHGVTHSGARPFQCVRCQREFKRLADLARHAQVHAGGPAPHPCPRCPRRFSRAYSLLRHQRCHRAELERAAALQALQAQAPPSPPPPPPPPPAGQEEEGLPMPIAHIKEEPPSPGTPPQSPPPPPPPAPPVFLSASCFDSQDHSAFEMEEEEIDSKAHLRGLGGLAS, encoded by the coding sequence ATGGATCCGCAGCCCCCTCCACCCGCCCAGGGCAGCCCACCTCACCgtggccggggccggggccgtgGCCGAGGCCGTGGTAGAGGCCGGGGCCGTGGCAGGGGGGGCGCTGGAGCCCCTCGGGCGCCCCTGCCCTGCCCGACATGTGGCCGCCTTTTCCGCTTCCCCTACTACCTCTCCCGGCaccggctgagccactcaggcctccGACCCCACGCCTGCCCCCTGTGCCCCAAGGCCTTCCGCCGGCCCGCCCACCTCTCCCGCCACCTGCGTGGCCACGGGCCCCAACCGCCGCTGCGCTGCGCCGCCTGCCCCCGCACCTTCCCGGAGCCAGCCCAGCTCCGGCGCCACCTGGCCCAGGAGCACGCAGGCGGCGAGGTCGAGCTGGCCATCGAGAGGGCGGCCAAGGAGGCCGCGGAGTCGAGCTGGGGCTCCCAGGACGCCGGGGCGGAGCAGCCTACCACCGCTGCAGCGGGGGCCGCGGAGGAGGAGGCGGCGTGGCCCGAGACCTGGCCGGCAGGGGAGCCGGCCACGCTGGCTGCCCCCACAAGCGCCGAACCCCGggagtcagaggaggaggaggccgagGCCGGGGCGGCGGAGCTGAGGGCCGAATTGGCACTGGCAGCCGGGCGGCAGGAGGAAAAGCAGGTCCTGCTCCAGGCCGACTGGACGCTGCTGTGCCTCCGCTGTCGCGAAGCCTTTGCCACCAAGGGCGAGCTCAAAGCACACCCGTGTCTGCGCCCCGAGGGTGAACAGGAGGGTGAAGGgggcccccctccccggcccaaGCGCCACCAGTGCTCCATCTGCCTCAAGGCCTTCGCCAGGCCCTGGTCGCTGTCCCGCCACCGGCTGGTCCACTCCACCGACCGCCCTTTCGTGTGCCCAGACTGCGGCCTGGCCTTCCGCCTCGCCTCCTACCTCCGCCAGCACCGTCGTGTGCACGGCGCGCTCAGCCTCCTGGCCCCGCTGCCCCCGGCGGGCAAGAAGGACGACAAGGCACCGGGTGGACGGAACTCAGGGAAGGGGCCCGAGGGGGGCGAAGGGGCAGAGTGCGGGAGTGCCTCGGAGGGGGGAGAAGGCGGGCAGAACGGAGGGGAcgccgccccggcccggccccctgCAGGGGAGCCCCGCTTCTGGTGTCCCGAATGCGGCAAAGGCTTCCGGCGCCGCGCGCACCTGCGGCAGCACGGGGTGACCCACTCAGGGGCGCGCCCCTTTCAGTGCGTGCGCTGCCAGAGGGAGTTCAAGCGGCTGGCCGACCTGGCCCGCCACGCGCAGGTGCACGCGGGAGGCCCGGCGCCGCACCCGTGCCCGCGCTGCCCGCGCCGCTTCTCGCGCGCCTACAGCCTCCTGCGCCACCAGCGCTGCCACCGGGCCGAGCTGGAGAGGGCGGCCGCGTTGCAGGCGCTCCAGGCCCAGGCCCCGCCgtcgcccccgccgcccccgccgcccccaccagctgggcaggaggaggaagggctccCGATGCCCATTGCACACATCAAGGAAGAGCCACCCTCCCCGGGAACCCCACCCcagtcgccgccgccgccgccgccgccggctccCCCTGTCTTCCTCAGCGCCTCCTGTTTCGACAGCCAAGACCACTCAGCCTTCgagatggaggaagaagaaattgacaGCAAGGCCCACCTTCGGGGGTTGGGAGGCCTGGCCTCCTGA